From Glycine max cultivar Williams 82 chromosome 11, Glycine_max_v4.0, whole genome shotgun sequence, the proteins below share one genomic window:
- the LOC100806271 gene encoding aspartyl protease family protein 2: protein MVMKVSLILVLLSIFCVTFKPYTEDDDQNYHNNDPTLTNKEFYKGAKSSESTRLNKEEDGDDATSAKPDKRSAKLQLRRRPINHGNEPKTHALDSAIRDLVRIQTLHRKIIEKKDTKSMSRKQEVKESITIQQQNNLANAFVASLESSKGEFSGNIMATLESGASLGTGEYFLDMFVGTPPKHVWLILDTGSDLSWIQCDPCYDCFEQNGSHYYPKDSSTYRNISCYDPRCQLVSSSDPLQHCKAENQTCPYFYDYADGSNTTGDFASETFTVNLTWPNGKEKFKQVVDVMFGCGHWNKGFFYGASGLLGLGRGPISFPSQIQSIYGHSFSYCLTDLFSNTSVSSKLIFGEDKELLNNHNLNFTTLLAGEETPDETFYYLQIKSIMVGGEVLDISEQTWHWSSEGAAADAGGGTIIDSGSTLTFFPDSAYDIIKEAFEKKIKLQQIAADDFVMSPCYNVSGAMMQVELPDFGIHFADGGVWNFPAENYFYQYEPDEVICLAIMKTPNHSHLTIIGNLLQQNFHILYDVKRSRLGYSPRRCAEV from the coding sequence ATGGTCATGAAAGTTTCCCTTATTTTGGTCCTCCTTTCAATTTTCTGTGTCACTTTCAAACCATACACTGAAGATGATGATCAAAATTATCACAACAATGATCCAACTCTCACCAACAAAGAATTTTACAAAGGAGCCAAAAGTTCAGAATCAACAAGATTGAATAAGGAAGAAGATGGAGATGATGCTACATCAGCAAAGCCTGACAAAAGGTCAGCAAAGTTACAACTAAGGCGCAGGCCAATCAATCATGGGAATGAGCCTAAAACACATGCACTGGACTCAGCAATCAGGGATTTGGTCAGAATTCAGACTCTTCACAGAAAAATCATAGAGAAAAAGGACACAAAAAGCATGTCAAGGAAGCAAGAAGTCAAAGAGAGTATCACCATCCAGCAACAGAACAACCTAGCTAATGCTTTTGTAGCATCATTGGAATCTTCCAAAGGTGAGTTTTCAGGTAACATCATGGCAACCTTGGAATCTGGGGCCTCTCTTGGCACAGGAGAGTATTTCTTAGACATGTTTGTAGGTACCCCTCCTAAACATGTTTGGTTGATACTTGACACTGGCAGTGACCTTAGTTGGATTCAATGTGATCCTTGTTATGATTGTTTTGAACAAAATGGATCTCACTATTATCCCAAGGACTCTAGCACTTATAGAAACATAAGCTGCTACGATCCCCGGTGTCAATTGGTTTCTTCGTCGGACCCTCTTCAGCATTGCAAGGCTGAAAACCAAACATGTCCTTACTTCTATGACTATGCAGATGGATCAAACACAACAGGAGATTTTGCATCAGAAACATTTACTGTGAACCTAACCTGGCCTAATGGAAAGGAAAAGTTCAAACAGGTGGTAGATGTGATGTTTGGTTGTGGTCATTGGAATAAAGGCTTTTTTTATGGGGCTTCTGGGTTGCTAGGACTTGGGAGAGGACCTATCTCCTTTCCCTCACAGATTCAATCTATTTATGGTCACTCATTTTCTTATTGTCTCACTGACCTATTCAGCAACACAAGTGTTAGCAGCAAATTGATCTTTGGTGAGGACAAGGAGCTATTGAACAACCACAACTTGAACTTCACTACATTGCTTGCAGGAGAAGAAACCCCAGATGAAACATTTTACTATCTTCAGATAAAGTCCATTATGGTTGGTGGGGAAGTGCTTGATATTTCTGAACAAACTTGGCATTGGTCATCAGAAGGTGCTGCTGCTGATGCTGGTGGTGGCACAATTATTGATTCTGGCTCTACTTTGACTTTTTTTCCTGATTCAGCTTATGATATTATCAAAGAAGCCTTTGAGAAGAAAATTAAACTGCAACAAATTGCTGCAGATGATTTTGTTATGTCTCCATGTTACAATGTGTCAGGGGCAATGATGCAAGTGGAGCTTCCTGACTTTGGGATTCATTTTGCAGATGGGGGTGTGTGGAATTTCCCAGCAGAGAACTATTTCTACCAATATGAACCTGATGAAGTTATTTGTTTGGCAATTATGAAGACTCCTAATCATTCTCATCTCACAATTATTGGAAACTTACTACAGCAGAATTTTCACATTCTGTATGATGTAAAAAGGTCTAGGCTGGGATATTCTCCCAGGAGGTGTGCTGAGGTTTAA
- the LOC102669092 gene encoding uncharacterized protein translates to MDRIYKRFEELDVCGKVTFKSKLREFVYPDENPMCPPPSKVNTKDAPKKLTKRSQRSTKRDLSYWEYVYAYHSVQNSNTLVRRTASSSEPSKPAKMIPMLDQFVPFIQGFIEDVVDVKANGNCGYRLVAALLDMGEESWAVMRNELIKELGKWSQDYIKLFGGTERFE, encoded by the coding sequence atggaTAGGATATATAAAAGATTTGAGGAACTTGATGTCTGCGGCAAAGTTACTTtcaagagtaaacttcgagaatTCGTGTATCCCGATGAAAACCCTATGTGTCCTCCTCCGTCAAAGGTTAACACCAAAGATGCACCGAAGAAACTAACAAAAAGAAGCCAAAGATCGACAAAGCGTGATCTGTCATATTGGGAGTATGTTTATGCTTATCATTCAGTTCAAAACAGCAACACTTTAGTCAGACGTACTGCATCATCTTCTGAACCATCGAAGCCAGCAAAGATgatcccgatgttggatcaatttgtgCCATTTATACAGGGTTTCATTGAGGACGTTGTTGATGTGAAAGCAAATGgcaactgtggatatcggttaGTTGCCGCTTTGTTAGATATGGGAGAAGAATCTTGGGCAGTGATGCGCAacgaattgattaaagaacttggcaaatgGTCGCAAGACTACATAAAGCTCTTTGGTGGCACGGAGAGATTTGAATAG
- the LOC102669220 gene encoding uncharacterized protein, with the protein MVRTRGLDRALGSGRGRDMSQDAHQPEVPRRRRPTTSVCRQQVHFPHMTEDVTQTPEDVPQLNEDVPHVFDATPKMTGIVDAADAEGVATNGSEGSPAADEGFPGGPHDPLERPELKLVSYGRKVDKFGRPAPEIEGMIAATRLSPLIRCSVITTDLGLISAFVERWHRETSTFHLPEGELTITLDDVSSLLHLPPARRRVDDHSR; encoded by the exons atggttagaacaAGAGGTTTAGATCGTGCCTTAGGATCTGGTAGAGGCAGAGACATGAGTCAGGATGCGCATCAACCTGAAGTTCCTCGACGTCGTAGGCCAACTACTTCAGTATGTAGGCAACAAGTTCATTTTCCTCATATGACTGAGGACGTTACTCAGACACCTGAGGATGTGCCTCAGTTAAATGAGGATGTTCCTCATGTGTTTGACGCTACTCCGAAGATGACAGGTATCGTCGATGCTGCGGACGCAGAGGGAGTGGCTACTAATGGTAGTGAGGGGTCACCTGCTGCTGAtgagggattccctggtgggCCACACGACCCATTG GAACGACCAGAGCTGAAGTTGGTCTCCTATGGTAGAAAAGTAGATAAATTTGGGAGACCAGCACCTGAGATAGAAGGCATGATTGCGGCCACCAGATTGAGTCCACTAATAAGGTGTTCGGTAATTACCACTGATCTTGGACTTATATCCGCCTTCGTCGAGAGGTGGCATAGGGAGACCAGCACCTTCCACCTGCCAGAAGGAGAGTTGACGATCACTCTAGATGACGTGTCGTCACTCCTACACCTTCCACCTGCCAGAAGGAGAGTTGACGATCACTCTAGATGA
- the LOC100806800 gene encoding probable 2-oxoglutarate-dependent dioxygenase ANS encodes MQVVSDEAIMTTRVQSLAQSGLSRVPPQYIQPPQTRPIRHAPPESDSESIPVIDLCSFDPTQRASTRDSIARACRHWGAFHVTNHGVPPSLLASLRRAGLSFFSDTPMPDKLRYSCSAAAASEGYGSKMLATTTTTTTSDQNGAVQVLDWRDYFDHHTLPLSRRNPTRWPESPSDYRELVARYSDEMNVLAQKLLALISESLGLRASCIEDAVGEFYQNITISYYPPCPEPDLTLGLQSHSDMGAITLLIQDDVGGLQVLKGSDKWVTVQPLSDAVLVLLADQTEIITNGKYRSCEHRAITNPDRARLSVATFHDPAKTAKISPASELINDSSPAKYRDVVYGDYVSSWYTKGPGGKRNIDALVLDS; translated from the exons ATGCAAGTAGTAAGCGACGAAGCCATCATGACGACGAGGGTGCAATCCCTCGCCCAATCGGGTCTCTCCCGGGTCCCACCCCAATACATCCAACCCCCTCAAACCCGACCCATCCGTCACGCCCCACCCGAATCCGACTCCGAATCCATTCCGGTCATCGACCTCTGCTCCTTCGACCCCACCCAACGCGCCTCCACCCGCGACTCCATCGCACGCGCCTGCCGCCACTGGGGCGCCTTCCACGTCACCAACCACGGCGTCCCCCCTTCCCTCCTCGCCTCCCTCCGCCGCGCCGGCCTGTCCTTCTTCTCCGACACCCCCATGCCGGACAAGCTCCGCTACTCCTGCTCCGCCGCCGCCGCCTCCGAGGGCTACGGCAGCAAAATGCtcgcaacaacaacaacaacaacaacctccgATCAAAACGGCGCCGTTCAGGTCCTCGATTGGAGGGATTACTTCGACCACCACACGCTCCCCCTCTCTCGCCGGAACCCTACCCGGTGGCCGGAGTCTCCCTCCGATTACCGTGAGCTGGTGGCGAGGTACAGCGACGAGATGAATGTTCTGGCGCAAAAGTTGCTGGCTTTGATTTCGGAGAGTCTTGGGTTGCGAGCTTCGTGCATTGAAGATGCTGTTGGGGAGTTTTATCAGAACATTACGATTAGTTATTACCCTCCGTGCCCCGAACCGGATCTTACTCTCGGGTTGCAATCGCATTCTGATATGGGAGCAATCACGCTTCTGATTCAGGATGATGTGGGGGGTCTTCAGGTTCTCAAGGGTAGTGACAAGTGGGTCACTGTTCAGCCTTTGTCAGATGCTGTTCTTGTTCTATTGGCTGACCAAACTGAG ATTATAACCAATGGAAAGTACAGGAGCTGTGAGCATAGGGCAATTACTAATCCTGATAGAGCAAGGCTCTCTGTGGCAACATTTCATGACCCTGCTAAGACAGCCAAGATCTCCCCTGCTTCTGAACTGATAAACGACTCATCGCCGGCTAAATACCGTGATGTTGTTTATGGAGACTATGTTTCATCATGGTATACCAAAGGCCCTGGAGGAAAACGAAATATTGATGCACTTGTACTGGATTCTTAG